A stretch of the Chlorobiota bacterium genome encodes the following:
- a CDS encoding acyl-CoA dehydrogenase family protein produces MITIPDYYNIDSLLSEEERLIRDTVRSFVDSEIIPIIEDHYQAGTAPEGMIKRLGEMGMLGPTIPEEYGGAGLNSVCYGLIAQELERGDSAIRSTASVQSSLVMFPIYKFGSEDLKRKWLPLLASGDAVGCFGLTEPDFGSNPNGMLTNAVETDKGYLLNGAKMWITNGSLAHVAVVWAKLNGEIRGFIVEKGTPGFTAPIMKNKHSLRASVTSELIFQDCEIPKENMFQDIKGLKGPLQCLSQARFGISWGAIGAALAVFESSVKYATTRIQFDRPIGGFQLIQDKLVWMLNEITKAQLLSYQLGRMKDNNTWRPQQVSLAKRNNVWMALECARLARDIHGANGILSEYPIMRHANNLESVKTYEGTHDIHTLIIGQDITGLDAFK; encoded by the coding sequence ATGATTACTATTCCAGATTATTATAATATAGATTCTTTATTGAGTGAAGAAGAACGTCTAATTAGAGATACTGTTAGGTCGTTTGTTGACTCTGAAATAATTCCAATTATTGAAGATCATTATCAAGCAGGAACAGCTCCTGAGGGTATGATTAAAAGATTAGGTGAAATGGGAATGTTGGGTCCTACTATTCCCGAAGAATATGGGGGTGCAGGTTTAAATTCAGTCTGTTATGGATTAATTGCTCAAGAGCTTGAGCGTGGAGATAGTGCAATTCGTTCAACTGCATCTGTGCAAAGTTCATTAGTTATGTTCCCTATTTATAAATTTGGATCTGAAGACTTAAAACGCAAATGGCTCCCACTTTTAGCAAGTGGTGATGCAGTTGGTTGCTTTGGATTAACCGAACCTGATTTTGGCTCAAACCCGAATGGTATGCTAACTAATGCTGTTGAAACTGATAAAGGTTATTTATTGAATGGTGCAAAAATGTGGATAACAAATGGCTCATTAGCTCATGTTGCTGTTGTTTGGGCAAAACTAAATGGGGAAATTAGAGGCTTCATTGTTGAAAAAGGTACTCCTGGATTCACCGCTCCTATTATGAAAAATAAACATTCTTTAAGAGCTTCTGTAACTAGTGAACTCATATTCCAAGATTGTGAAATTCCTAAAGAAAATATGTTCCAAGATATAAAAGGCTTAAAAGGTCCGTTGCAATGTTTATCTCAAGCTAGATTTGGAATATCTTGGGGTGCTATTGGTGCTGCTTTGGCTGTGTTTGAGTCCTCGGTTAAATATGCTACAACTAGAATTCAATTTGACAGACCTATTGGTGGTTTTCAATTAATTCAAGATAAATTAGTTTGGATGTTAAACGAAATTACTAAAGCACAATTGCTTTCTTATCAACTTGGAAGAATGAAAGATAATAATACTTGGAGACCTCAACAAGTCTCGTTAGCTAAAAGAAATAATGTTTGGATGGCTTTAGAATGTGCACGACTGGCAAGAGATATTCATGGTGCAAACGGTATTTTAAGTGAGTACCCTATTATGAGACACGCAAATAATTTAGAATCAGTTAAAACTTACGAAGGGACTCACGATATTCATACTTTAATTATTGGACAAGATATTACAGGGCTTGATGCTTTCAAATAA
- a CDS encoding glycosyltransferase family 2 protein: protein MNNIIDNNQLQISVVIPLFNEDGSIKELYNKLITQLKEMAGESYEIIFVDDGSNDDSFNILEEIHSNDSHVKVIRFRTNFGKSAGLALGFEKAKGKYVFTMDADLQDDPNELPAMLELLKGEYDLVSGWKKTRHDPWHKTLPSALFNKVVQKVTGLKIHDFNCGLKGYRHEVLEHLNVYGEMHRYLPAQAHWKGFKVTEQIVIHHARLHGVSKFGASRFFKGFLDLLTLVLTQRYMRRPLHLFGAVGIMFIAIGFVIDLWLSIEWFLGKTSLTNRPLLLVGVLMIIVGFQSISLGLIGEMITKNNLDNKIYSVKEVLD from the coding sequence ATGAATAACATAATAGATAATAATCAACTTCAAATAAGTGTTGTAATACCGCTGTTCAATGAAGATGGTTCAATTAAGGAATTGTATAATAAGTTAATTACTCAACTAAAGGAAATGGCGGGTGAGAGTTACGAAATTATATTTGTTGATGATGGATCAAATGATGATTCATTTAATATTCTAGAAGAAATCCATTCTAATGATTCTCATGTAAAAGTAATAAGGTTTAGAACTAATTTTGGAAAGTCCGCTGGCTTAGCATTAGGATTTGAAAAGGCAAAAGGTAAGTATGTATTTACTATGGATGCAGATTTGCAAGATGACCCTAATGAGTTACCAGCAATGCTTGAGTTATTAAAGGGAGAATATGATTTGGTTTCTGGATGGAAAAAAACTAGGCATGATCCTTGGCACAAAACACTTCCATCAGCATTGTTTAACAAAGTTGTCCAAAAAGTTACGGGATTAAAAATTCATGATTTCAATTGCGGTTTAAAAGGTTATAGACATGAAGTTTTAGAGCATTTAAATGTTTACGGAGAAATGCACAGATATTTACCAGCTCAAGCTCATTGGAAAGGGTTTAAGGTAACTGAACAAATTGTTATTCATCATGCAAGATTACATGGTGTTTCTAAATTTGGAGCTAGCAGATTTTTTAAAGGGTTCTTAGATTTACTAACATTGGTACTTACTCAAAGGTATATGAGAAGACCTTTACATTTGTTTGGAGCAGTTGGAATAATGTTCATTGCAATTGGATTTGTAATAGATTTATGGTTAAGTATTGAATGGTTCTTGGGTAAAACTTCCTTGACAAATCGTCCTTTACTTTTGGTTGGAGTATTGATGATTATAGTAGGATTTCAATCGATATCATTAGGGCTAATTGGCGAAATGATAACAAAAAATAATTTGGATAATAAAATTTATTCAGTTAAAGAAGTGTTAGATTGA
- a CDS encoding zinc-dependent metalloprotease, with translation MDNKIYKKFLVFFVIVFSFFINGIATSQVIDGMFKVLQHSPESNVLLNNMITNENSVLSELNVSQLNKISTTKFQLKSIPISANKTVDIDFVEFKPYNDKSVITATGINGIIKVTPTIKIFRGKIIGDIYSKAYLAVSDKIVEGSFTLNGEQFIMKNVSDSKVPLSFLKVVSFPSKDMNHQEFKSGVDDKSLNYLAPKGYVNEFEKYWRDPKNALTKDDEKQYEKRMQGKNTISDYTLDMLIDCDYEYFANSCNSDLQIATDHALAVMGLVSEAYERDIKVQLNVSKLNVWTSNSDPYTQSVASAYLTELSNYWAGQNDDRGLVHVFTGKNMGSVGGIAWVKTLCSRSNGAALSKIQRYDVHEDAFIVAHETGHNFGCLHTHSCSWNPEIDRCAAAEEGNCFSQVVQSRGTIMSYCSLTDLVFHPKCIKFLEDQIIKPGVPCFRLSKKLNSGDNIIQMVFPKAGGVKTKDTTLVGYFSNGGKLPVTVTKMRFIGDTTGWKIGIKIPFTLQAGESRDLVISYTPDSIEVVKAELEFDHDALNLSPVKVLIEAYFYKKYDFTIQPRLGLVAGSKKEIIFKKLKMGFSADTSIPRMYKNLGTLALIVTKTELVGSNTNEFEILQGEAPFDLKTQSDAKTFAIRFKPNSPGLKTCWLKVESNSSAGVDSVKISGEAIKGSIFQLNVDKLSIDFGKRKKQVLYDTNFVSFMVNVGTDTGYISGDLDGVNKEDFSTSIEALLSLAPGKTEGLQVTLFAKKDGLKTAFIELSIYSNPDSGIIARRDTIFLIAAVGNVGGVNDEGIATGKLKMLPNPVVGKSTVNFKVLESEIGKNFIVMVSDVNGKTVFKKNGVCNSLDVNEVIDFTDLPGGKYNVIVKATKSLFKGNLIIVK, from the coding sequence ATGGATAATAAAATTTACAAAAAGTTTTTAGTTTTTTTTGTTATAGTATTCTCATTTTTTATAAATGGAATAGCCACTTCACAAGTAATTGATGGAATGTTTAAAGTTCTCCAACATTCTCCAGAATCAAATGTTTTGTTGAACAATATGATAACAAATGAGAACTCTGTTTTATCAGAATTAAATGTTTCGCAATTGAACAAAATTTCAACAACAAAATTTCAACTAAAGTCAATTCCTATTTCTGCAAATAAAACTGTAGATATAGATTTTGTGGAATTCAAACCATATAATGATAAATCTGTAATAACTGCAACGGGAATTAATGGAATAATTAAAGTTACTCCAACAATTAAAATATTTAGAGGAAAAATTATTGGTGATATTTACAGCAAAGCTTATTTAGCAGTTAGTGATAAAATTGTTGAAGGAAGTTTTACTTTAAATGGTGAGCAATTTATAATGAAAAATGTTTCAGATTCGAAAGTCCCTTTATCATTCCTAAAAGTTGTTTCATTTCCCTCAAAAGATATGAATCATCAAGAATTTAAATCTGGAGTAGATGATAAGAGTTTGAATTATCTTGCACCAAAGGGATATGTAAATGAATTTGAGAAGTATTGGAGAGATCCTAAAAATGCTTTAACAAAAGATGATGAAAAGCAATACGAAAAGAGGATGCAGGGTAAAAATACAATTTCGGATTATACTTTAGATATGTTGATAGATTGCGATTATGAATATTTTGCAAATTCTTGTAATTCAGATTTACAAATTGCAACAGATCATGCTTTAGCAGTAATGGGATTAGTTAGTGAAGCTTATGAGCGAGATATTAAAGTACAATTAAATGTAAGTAAACTTAATGTTTGGACATCTAATTCAGATCCTTATACTCAATCAGTTGCCTCAGCATACTTAACAGAACTTTCTAATTATTGGGCAGGTCAAAATGATGATAGGGGATTAGTTCATGTTTTTACAGGTAAGAATATGGGCTCTGTTGGTGGTATAGCTTGGGTAAAGACATTGTGCTCAAGAAGTAATGGTGCTGCATTAAGTAAAATTCAAAGATATGATGTTCATGAAGATGCATTTATAGTTGCTCATGAAACTGGACATAATTTTGGTTGTTTGCACACTCACAGTTGCTCATGGAATCCAGAAATTGATAGATGTGCTGCAGCTGAGGAAGGCAATTGTTTCTCTCAGGTAGTACAATCAAGAGGTACTATAATGAGTTATTGTAGTTTAACAGATTTAGTATTTCATCCAAAATGTATTAAATTTTTAGAAGATCAAATTATTAAACCAGGAGTTCCTTGTTTTAGATTGTCGAAAAAATTAAATTCTGGTGACAATATTATTCAAATGGTTTTCCCTAAAGCTGGAGGTGTAAAAACAAAAGATACAACTTTGGTTGGTTATTTCTCAAATGGTGGTAAATTACCTGTAACTGTCACTAAAATGAGATTTATAGGTGATACAACAGGTTGGAAAATTGGAATTAAAATACCATTTACTTTACAAGCAGGAGAAAGTAGAGATTTGGTTATTTCATATACACCTGACTCAATAGAAGTAGTAAAAGCAGAACTTGAATTTGATCATGATGCACTTAATTTATCTCCAGTAAAGGTATTGATTGAAGCATACTTTTATAAAAAATATGATTTTACAATTCAACCAAGGCTTGGATTGGTTGCTGGAAGTAAAAAGGAAATTATATTTAAAAAGTTAAAAATGGGATTTAGTGCTGATACATCAATTCCTAGAATGTATAAGAACTTAGGAACACTTGCATTAATAGTTACTAAAACAGAATTAGTAGGAAGCAATACTAATGAATTTGAGATACTTCAAGGAGAAGCACCATTTGATTTGAAAACACAATCAGATGCAAAAACTTTTGCAATTAGATTTAAGCCAAATAGTCCAGGCTTAAAAACTTGTTGGTTAAAAGTTGAATCAAATTCATCTGCAGGCGTTGATAGTGTCAAAATTTCTGGAGAAGCAATAAAAGGATCAATTTTTCAGTTAAATGTAGATAAATTATCTATTGACTTTGGTAAAAGAAAAAAACAAGTATTATACGATACAAACTTTGTATCATTTATGGTAAATGTTGGAACTGATACTGGATATATTAGTGGAGATTTAGATGGTGTGAACAAAGAAGATTTTTCAACATCAATTGAAGCATTATTATCTTTAGCTCCTGGTAAAACTGAAGGGCTTCAAGTAACATTATTTGCAAAGAAAGATGGTCTTAAAACAGCATTTATTGAGTTATCAATTTATTCAAATCCAGACAGTGGAATTATAGCTAGAAGAGATACAATATTTTTAATAGCAGCAGTTGGAAATGTTGGTGGAGTAAATGATGAAGGGATTGCAACTGGGAAATTAAAAATGTTACCAAATCCAGTTGTAGGTAAATCCACAGTTAATTTCAAAGTACTTGAAAGTGAAATTGGAAAAAACTTTATTGTTATGGTATCAGATGTTAATGGAAAAACTGTTTTCAAGAAGAATGGTGTTTGCAATTCTCTTGACGTTAATGAAGTTATTGATTTTACTGATTTACCTGGTGGAAAATACAATGTAATCGTAAAGGCTACTAAAAGTTTATTTAAAGGAAATTTAATTATAGTAAAATAA
- the creD gene encoding cell envelope integrity protein CreD gives MEVNSVKSAPSKARGSIMLKLIVTVMLALFLMIPSTMIMYVVQERQDSRIQAEAEIGQKLGQAQTITGPIISINDSAVNSFTHFLPSKLEIKSEIEPEIRYRGLFKIAVYKTKINLKGSFDKLDLKQVDNIQDKISFDKSYLQIGISDMRGIKNALSINLNGKSYPLKPSLKANNVFSSYYNSDPKYDSNPSMSNNDNGVHIQLSDLKLVKNDSTSTYNFDVNLELSGSKELKFVPIGKTTTVEMSSKWGNPSFIGDYLPIEKNVTDNNFTAKWNVLEFNRSFPQIVRNNNHNIMAKSFGVSLLIPIDGYAQTNRAIKYSYLFVGLTFIAFFLIEVVNRLRLHPIQYLLVGFALSLFYLMLLSISEYLSFGMAYLSAFIAIVGLITFYTSYAFKNKKISLLLFSLLTLQFGYLYVLLSLEDYSLLLGSFGLFVIIATVMLVTRKLDWYSLGNSSLTDAEIQNSTDKSQ, from the coding sequence ATGGAAGTAAACTCAGTAAAGAGTGCACCATCTAAAGCAAGGGGGAGCATTATGTTAAAGTTAATAGTAACTGTAATGTTAGCATTGTTCCTAATGATACCAAGCACTATGATAATGTATGTTGTACAAGAAAGGCAAGATTCAAGAATACAAGCAGAAGCAGAAATAGGTCAAAAATTGGGTCAAGCTCAAACTATTACTGGTCCGATTATTTCTATTAACGATAGTGCAGTAAATAGTTTTACTCATTTTTTACCGAGCAAATTAGAGATCAAATCTGAAATAGAACCTGAGATAAGATATAGAGGATTGTTTAAAATTGCAGTATATAAAACCAAAATTAATTTAAAGGGTAGTTTCGATAAATTAGACTTAAAACAAGTTGATAATATTCAAGATAAAATTAGTTTTGATAAGTCATACTTGCAAATAGGAATTAGTGATATGAGGGGAATAAAGAATGCATTATCAATTAATTTAAATGGTAAATCGTACCCATTAAAACCATCATTAAAAGCTAACAATGTATTTTCAAGTTATTATAATTCAGATCCAAAATATGATAGTAATCCTAGTATGTCAAATAATGATAATGGAGTGCATATACAATTATCAGATTTAAAGTTGGTAAAAAATGATAGTACATCAACTTATAATTTTGATGTAAATCTTGAGTTAAGTGGAAGTAAAGAATTAAAATTTGTACCAATTGGAAAAACCACAACAGTAGAAATGAGTTCAAAATGGGGGAATCCAAGTTTTATAGGAGATTACTTACCAATAGAGAAAAATGTAACTGATAATAATTTTACAGCCAAATGGAATGTTTTAGAATTTAATAGATCTTTTCCACAAATTGTAAGAAACAATAACCATAATATTATGGCAAAAAGTTTTGGTGTAAGTTTGTTAATTCCAATTGATGGTTATGCTCAAACTAATAGGGCAATTAAGTATTCTTATTTATTTGTTGGATTAACTTTCATTGCATTTTTCTTGATTGAAGTTGTAAATAGATTAAGATTACATCCAATTCAATATTTATTAGTAGGTTTTGCATTATCTTTATTTTATTTAATGTTACTATCTATTTCAGAATATTTATCTTTTGGAATGGCTTATTTATCAGCTTTTATAGCTATTGTTGGGTTAATAACATTTTACACTTCATATGCCTTTAAAAACAAAAAAATATCACTTTTATTGTTTTCACTTTTAACATTACAATTTGGTTATTTATATGTATTGTTATCATTAGAAGACTATTCATTATTATTAGGAAGTTTTGGTTTGTTTGTAATAATTGCAACTGTTATGTTAGTAACAAGAAAATTGGATTGGTATTCTTTGGGAAATAGTAGTTTGACAGATGCAGAAATACAAAATTCAACAGATAAATCTCAATAG
- a CDS encoding leucine--tRNA ligase yields MAYNFTEIEKKQQEFWSKNETFKTDVFDTSKPKYYVLDMFPYPSGEGLHVGHPEGFTATDIVARFKRHCGYNVLHPMGWDAFGLPTENYSMKTNIHPSVVTKNNTENFKRQLKSIGFSYDWSKEINTTTPEYYKWTQWIFLKLYNCWFDINENKGKDIKILTDQFELNGSNFISKPANFSKANWDFTAEQWMNFSELDQQNVLSNFRLVYEAMIPVNWCEGLGTVLANEEVDEWTGKGFTVERRPMRQWMMRITSYSERLLTGLVGLDWPSSTKDMQTNWIGKSIGAEVVFKTENGIEIKVFTTRPDTLFGVTFITVAPELSIVNAITTNEFKNQVDEYIKASSFKSERDRQSSIDKTGVFTGSYAIHPSTGKKIPIWTGDYVIGNYGTGAVMGVPSHDERDFIFAKKFNLPIIPVIIPDSNIENYNEIINGNQCYTGPGIIINSSEFDGLESSFAKEKMIEAIGESGKKTIQYKLRDWLFSRQRYWGEPIPLVHFENGIVKSLNENELPLLLPDIQDFKPSGTGESPLALAFDWLKVTDDKYGIGRRETNTMPQWAGSCWYYLRYIDPENENTFVNSDLEKNWLPIDLYIGGGEHAVLHLLYARFWHNVLFDLGFVSNSEPIKKLIHQGLILGEDSQKMSKSRGNVVNPDDIISKYGADALRLYEMFLGPLEMSKPWSTLGIEGVSRFLKRSWRMIMGDIDSNIISIIKDRELTNSESILLNKTIAKVTDDIENLRFNTAISALMIYVNEFINIDIKPLEAMEKFCILLSPFAPHISEEMYQRVCSIKSKSIDLEIKSIAFIEWPQFDSSKITQNEVEILLQINSKIKGKMLVQSGLDIEELEKLAFENEVFKKNIEGKSIKKIITVKDKIVNIIC; encoded by the coding sequence ATGGCTTACAATTTTACAGAAATCGAAAAAAAACAGCAGGAATTTTGGTCAAAAAATGAAACTTTTAAAACAGATGTTTTTGATACTTCAAAACCTAAGTATTATGTTCTTGATATGTTCCCATATCCAAGTGGAGAGGGTCTTCATGTGGGTCATCCAGAAGGATTTACTGCCACTGATATAGTTGCTAGATTCAAAAGACATTGTGGTTACAATGTACTTCATCCTATGGGGTGGGATGCTTTTGGTTTGCCAACTGAAAATTATTCTATGAAAACAAACATTCACCCAAGCGTTGTTACAAAAAACAATACTGAAAATTTCAAACGCCAACTTAAATCTATTGGTTTTAGTTATGATTGGTCAAAGGAAATTAATACAACTACTCCTGAATATTATAAATGGACTCAATGGATATTTTTAAAATTATATAATTGTTGGTTTGATATAAACGAAAACAAGGGTAAAGATATTAAAATTTTAACTGATCAGTTTGAATTAAATGGTTCTAACTTTATTTCCAAACCAGCTAATTTTTCAAAAGCTAATTGGGATTTTACAGCAGAACAATGGATGAACTTTAGTGAATTAGATCAACAAAATGTTTTATCAAATTTTAGGTTAGTTTATGAAGCAATGATTCCCGTTAATTGGTGTGAAGGGCTTGGAACAGTGCTTGCTAATGAAGAAGTTGATGAATGGACTGGAAAAGGCTTTACAGTTGAAAGAAGACCAATGAGGCAGTGGATGATGAGAATAACTTCATACTCTGAAAGATTATTAACTGGTTTGGTTGGTTTAGATTGGCCCTCTTCAACTAAGGATATGCAAACTAATTGGATAGGCAAATCTATTGGTGCAGAAGTTGTTTTTAAAACTGAAAATGGCATTGAAATTAAAGTTTTTACAACCAGACCCGATACACTATTTGGAGTTACATTTATAACAGTTGCTCCAGAACTTAGCATTGTTAATGCTATTACAACTAACGAATTTAAAAATCAAGTCGATGAATACATTAAGGCTTCTTCCTTTAAAAGTGAAAGAGACAGGCAATCAAGTATTGATAAAACTGGGGTTTTTACTGGAAGCTATGCTATTCACCCATCAACAGGAAAAAAGATTCCTATATGGACTGGTGATTATGTGATTGGAAATTACGGAACTGGTGCGGTAATGGGCGTTCCATCGCATGATGAACGTGATTTTATTTTTGCAAAAAAATTCAACCTTCCAATTATTCCAGTAATAATTCCTGATTCAAATATTGAAAATTATAATGAAATAATTAATGGGAATCAATGTTATACTGGTCCTGGAATTATTATTAATTCTAGTGAGTTTGATGGTTTGGAAAGCAGTTTTGCTAAAGAAAAAATGATTGAAGCTATTGGTGAAAGTGGTAAAAAAACTATTCAGTATAAATTACGCGATTGGTTGTTTTCACGCCAAAGATATTGGGGAGAACCTATCCCTTTAGTTCATTTTGAAAATGGGATTGTGAAGTCTTTAAACGAAAATGAACTACCCTTATTACTACCTGATATACAAGATTTTAAGCCATCAGGAACTGGAGAGTCTCCATTAGCTTTAGCATTTGATTGGCTAAAAGTAACAGATGATAAATATGGTATTGGAAGAAGAGAAACGAATACAATGCCCCAATGGGCTGGTAGCTGTTGGTATTATTTAAGGTACATTGATCCAGAAAATGAAAATACATTTGTCAATTCTGATTTAGAAAAAAATTGGTTACCAATTGATTTGTATATAGGTGGTGGAGAGCACGCTGTTTTGCATTTACTATATGCAAGATTTTGGCATAATGTACTTTTTGATTTAGGTTTTGTTTCTAATTCAGAACCAATTAAAAAGTTAATTCATCAAGGTTTGATTTTAGGCGAAGACTCCCAAAAAATGTCTAAATCTAGAGGTAATGTTGTGAATCCAGATGATATTATTTCTAAATATGGTGCTGATGCTTTAAGATTGTATGAAATGTTTTTGGGTCCACTTGAGATGTCAAAACCTTGGTCAACACTAGGAATTGAGGGAGTCAGCAGATTTTTAAAAAGATCTTGGAGAATGATAATGGGGGATATAGATTCTAATATTATTTCCATTATAAAAGATAGAGAATTGACTAATAGTGAGAGTATTTTACTAAATAAAACAATTGCAAAAGTTACTGACGATATTGAAAATTTGAGATTTAATACAGCAATCTCTGCTTTAATGATTTATGTAAATGAGTTTATAAATATAGATATTAAGCCCCTTGAAGCAATGGAAAAATTTTGCATTCTTCTTTCTCCTTTTGCTCCTCATATTTCAGAAGAAATGTACCAAAGAGTTTGTTCGATTAAAAGTAAGTCAATTGACTTAGAAATAAAATCAATAGCTTTTATTGAATGGCCTCAGTTTGATAGTTCAAAAATTACTCAAAATGAAGTTGAAATATTATTGCAAATAAATAGTAAAATTAAAGGTAAAATGTTAGTTCAATCTGGTTTAGATATTGAAGAATTAGAGAAGTTAGCATTTGAAAATGAAGTGTTTAAAAAAAATATTGAAGGGAAATCTATTAAAAAAATTATTACTGTAAAAGATAAAATAGTAAATATTATTTGTTAA
- a CDS encoding tetratricopeptide repeat protein, with the protein MNIEELTKLIEEAEELNNKGNSVEAESLINKLLNEKILDQDLLLKSKALLILSHTLWQQGKVKESLSIAKQSLKYSITSNTDNSILANKAEAKALNTIGVLYDSLSNYPKAQEFYCRALLLYEDIRDKRGIAIVAMNIGNVHLNLSEIPKALEYYNRSLSLHEEIGNKLGVADATSGIGIVYFNLSEFSKAHEFFNSSLTLYKEIGNKLGVANVTCFIGNVYYNFSDFTKALEYYRLALNLQEEIGNKFGLANVIGSIGNIYGDLSDHSKAIEYQNRALSLHEEIGDVTGVARVTMNIGFIYSELSDFHKALEYYIRALSMQEEIGNKNLIAADIGHIGNIYYNLSNYSKALEYYERALALHEEFGDKKFVAVVTCYIGELYTNQSFENYNPVKAEEYLLKAAKLNSKIGTKDALYKNYKSISQLYETLFRWEEALNYFKLFHELEKEVLSEETKKKAELFDIQRKQADIDKQLAVERAKHEATETLLHNVLPISIANRIINGENLIAEKLSNVSVLFADIVNFTKLSQSISPEQLVDGLDRIFTAFDLLADKYNLEKIKTIGDAYMVVAGAPLPRNDHAQAMANMAIDMIEAMKQFTSITTGEPIQIRIGIHSGEVVAGVIGKKKFAYDLWGDAVNTASRMESHGEPNQIHISQDFYNELISSNLFSIDNFIDRGKMEIKGKGVLKTYFLIKS; encoded by the coding sequence ATGAACATTGAAGAGCTAACTAAACTAATTGAAGAGGCTGAAGAGCTTAACAATAAAGGCAACTCTGTTGAAGCTGAATCATTAATTAATAAATTACTAAATGAAAAAATATTAGACCAAGATTTACTTTTAAAATCTAAAGCTCTATTAATATTATCTCATACTTTATGGCAACAAGGAAAAGTAAAAGAATCATTGTCAATTGCTAAGCAGTCATTAAAATACTCTATTACTTCAAATACTGATAATTCAATCCTTGCAAATAAAGCAGAAGCTAAAGCTTTGAATACGATTGGAGTTTTATATGATTCTCTCTCAAATTACCCTAAAGCCCAGGAGTTTTATTGCCGTGCTCTATTATTGTATGAAGATATTCGGGATAAACGTGGTATTGCAATAGTTGCTATGAATATAGGGAATGTTCATCTGAATCTATCTGAAATCCCAAAAGCTCTCGAGTATTATAACCGTTCACTTTCATTACATGAAGAAATTGGTAATAAATTGGGTGTGGCAGATGCTACTTCTGGTATTGGGATTGTTTATTTCAATCTTTCTGAATTTTCAAAGGCTCATGAGTTTTTTAACAGTTCTCTTACTCTTTACAAAGAAATTGGTAATAAATTAGGTGTAGCAAATGTTACTTGTTTTATAGGGAATGTTTATTACAATTTTTCTGACTTTACAAAAGCTCTTGAATATTATAGACTTGCACTTAATTTACAAGAAGAAATTGGTAATAAATTTGGATTGGCAAATGTTATTGGCAGCATTGGTAATATTTATGGCGATCTTTCTGACCACTCAAAAGCTATTGAATATCAAAATCGTGCTCTTTCTTTGCATGAAGAAATTGGAGATGTAACAGGAGTAGCAAGAGTAACTATGAACATTGGGTTTATTTATTCGGAACTTTCTGATTTTCATAAGGCACTTGAGTATTATATTCGTGCTCTTTCTATGCAAGAAGAAATTGGTAACAAAAATTTAATTGCAGCTGATATAGGGCATATAGGTAATATTTACTATAATCTTTCAAACTACTCAAAAGCTCTTGAGTATTATGAACGTGCTCTGGCATTACATGAAGAATTTGGGGATAAAAAATTTGTGGCAGTTGTCACTTGTTACATAGGGGAACTATATACAAATCAATCTTTTGAAAATTACAACCCTGTTAAAGCTGAAGAATATCTTCTTAAGGCTGCTAAATTAAATTCTAAAATTGGAACTAAAGATGCTTTGTATAAAAACTACAAATCTATTTCACAATTATATGAAACTCTTTTTAGATGGGAGGAAGCACTAAACTATTTTAAATTATTTCATGAGCTTGAAAAAGAAGTTCTTTCAGAAGAGACTAAGAAAAAAGCCGAACTATTTGATATTCAACGCAAACAAGCTGACATTGACAAACAATTAGCAGTTGAACGAGCTAAACATGAGGCTACCGAGACTTTACTTCATAATGTTTTACCTATCTCTATTGCCAATAGAATCATTAATGGTGAAAATTTAATTGCTGAAAAACTCTCCAATGTTTCTGTTCTATTTGCTGATATTGTTAACTTCACTAAGCTCTCTCAATCTATCTCGCCTGAACAACTTGTGGATGGACTTGATAGAATTTTCACTGCTTTTGATTTGCTTGCCGATAAATACAACCTTGAGAAAATTAAAACTATTGGGGATGCTTATATGGTTGTGGCTGGTGCTCCCTTGCCTCGTAATGATCATGCTCAAGCCATGGCGAACATGGCTATTGATATGATTGAGGCTATGAAACAATTTACTTCAATTACTACTGGTGAACCTATTCAAATCAGAATTGGCATTCATTCTGGTGAAGTTGTGGCTGGAGTCATTGGCAAAAAGAAATTTGCTTATGACTTGTGGGGTGATGCCGTTAACACTGCAAGCCGCATGGAAAGCCATGGTGAGCCAAACCAAATACATATCTCTCAAGATTTTTACAACGAACTAATTTCTTCTAATTTATTTTCAATAGATAATTTTATAGACAGAGGCAAAATGGAGATAAAGGGCAAAGGAGTTCTTAAAACTTATTTCTTAATTAAATCATGA